A region of the Lathamus discolor isolate bLatDis1 chromosome 12, bLatDis1.hap1, whole genome shotgun sequence genome:
CCCCGTTGCCCACTCCCCAGCTGCTGACGGCGCAGGGCATCCGCTGCACACACATCTACAGCTCGCTGGACCAGACCGCCCGCAAGATCAACATCGCCAAGTTCTCCCAGGGCAAGTGCCCGGTGCTGCTGGTCACCGACGTGGCCGCCCGTGGGCTCGACATCCCCATGCTGGACAACGTCATCAACTACAGCTTCCCCGCCAAGGCCAAGCTCTTCCTGCACCGTGTCGGTGGGTGCCGGTGCCCTGCGCAGGGTGCATTGCAACCAGGGGGTCCCTCGTGGTGACAAGGAGGGTGCGAGTCCCTTGTCCcctgtttcatagaatcatagaatggttcgggttggaaaggaccttaataccatccagttccaacccccctgccatgggcagggacacctcacactaaaccatcccgcacaaggcttcatccagcctggccttgaacactgccagggatggagcactcacaatctccctgggcaacccattccagtgcctcaccaccctcacagtaaagaacttcctccttatatccaatctaaacttcccctgtttcagttttaatccattaccccttgtccccgGTGCCTGTTAGGCTGGCACTGCTGATCCTGCCTTGATGGGGATATCTCTGGGACAGGAGCTGACATCAGAGCACAAAGCAGTGTCAGAAACATCCCCGATCTCCCCCCTCGACTTTTGGGGCAGGGCTGGTGCCTTCCCTTTACGATGGCACCAGGATGAgctccccttttcccccttcccaacAACCCACATCCCCTTGCCACCCATGCCCACCTGGTAAATGTCACATGCATGTGCTCCCAATGGCACCAGTAAGGCCCTGCTGGGTTTCCATCAGGCTTGGGCTCTGGGTTCCCGctctcctccatcccttcccagGTCGTGTGGCCCGAGCCGGCCGAAGCGGCACTGCCTACTCACTGGTGGCTCCCGATGAGATGCCCTATGTCTTTGATCTCCATCTCTTCCTGGGGCACCCGCTTGTCCTCGCTGGTACCCAGGAGATGCCTGCTGGTAAGGTCCAACCTGGGACACTGGTTTTTTCCATTGCATGGAGGGATATGTTTCCCCAGACATGTTGGGGCTGCTGATTTAACACCACTGAGCTCCCCATGGCCATTTGCTCTATTAAATCCTATACTGCTGCCATGCCAGCGCGCTGATGTGGTGTCTCCTGGCACCGCAGATGCTGGTGGGGTCCTGGGCCGTGTCCCCCAGAGCCTGGTGGACGATGAGGAGTGCCTGCTGCTCACGGACCACGAGGGCTCCCTCGAGCTGCGGAGCCTGCGCCGTGTGGCTGACAATGCCCACAAGCAGTACCTGAGGTCCCGGCCCGGCCCCTCGCCAGAGTCCATCAAGAGGGCAAAAGACATGGACGTGTCCCAGCTTGGCATCCACCCTCTCTTCAGTGAGTTGCTTTGGGGACACCGAGGGAGGGGACCGCCATTCCCATCACCAGGAGCTGATCCgtgccctctctccctccctgtgTTCCTCAGGCGCTCGCTTTGAAGACACGGAGCTGGAGAGGCTGAAGTTTGTGGACAGCATTAAAAGCTACAAGTCCAAGGCGGTGAGTTGAGACCCGGTCTCTGTCCGAGTTGGGTGGGAGGGCAGGTCCGTGCCGCTCATCCCATTCCCACTCTGGGATCAGACCATCTTTGAGATCAACGCCACATCCCGGACGCTGGCCAGCACCGTGATGCGCTCCAAGCGGCGCCACGACCGTGCCCTCATTGAGAAGTACCAGCGCGGGCAGCAGGAGAAGCGGGCGGCAGCTCTCAaagggcaggggctgtgccCGGCCCCCCCTGCCCCTGAGCAGGGAGAAGGCGACAAGGAGGAAGACCTCCAGGtaatggggcagggatggggactggCCCTGGACACACGGACCGGGAGCTCCAGGCTGTGCCGGGGGCTGATGCCGTGGTTTGCAGGGGCCTTCCTTGATCCCTTCCAGGACGTGTTCTCCAACGTCTCGGGTCGGAAGCGAAAGCAGGGCCGAGGGGCAGAAGGCGGCCCCAGGAAGAAGCTGCAGCAGTCGGCACAGCAGGACAAGGACTTCTACATCCCATACAGGCCCAAGGACTTCGAGAGCGAGAGGGGGTGAgtctggggctggggggggtctcctgctgctgccctgccccagCGGGGCTGCTCTCACTGCCCGCCCTTTGCAGGCTGAGCGTTGGTGGCGAGGGCAGCCCCTTCGAGCAGCAGGCAGCCGGAGCCGTGCTGGATCTCATGGGCGATGAAAACCACAACCTGAACAagagcaggcagctgctcaAGTGGTGAGTGGGGACTGGCTGTGGGCTGGGGGGGTGGG
Encoded here:
- the DDX54 gene encoding ATP-dependent RNA helicase DDX54 isoform X2, with amino-acid sequence MEDQFAALHENPDIIIATPGRLVHVAVEMKLKLHTVEYVVFDEADRLFEMGFAEQLQEIIARLPDCHQTVLFSATLPKLLVEFARAGLTEPMLIRLDVESKLSEQLKLAFFHVRGDDKPAVLLHLLRTVVKPQDQTVVFVATKHHTEYLKELLTAQGIRCTHIYSSLDQTARKINIAKFSQGKCPVLLVTDVAARGLDIPMLDNVINYSFPAKAKLFLHRVGRVARAGRSGTAYSLVAPDEMPYVFDLHLFLGHPLVLAGTQEMPADAGGVLGRVPQSLVDDEECLLLTDHEGSLELRSLRRVADNAHKQYLRSRPGPSPESIKRAKDMDVSQLGIHPLFSARFEDTELERLKFVDSIKSYKSKATIFEINATSRTLASTVMRSKRRHDRALIEKYQRGQQEKRAAALKGQGLCPAPPAPEQGEGDKEEDLQDVFSNVSGRKRKQGRGAEGGPRKKLQQSAQQDKDFYIPYRPKDFESERGLSVGGEGSPFEQQAAGAVLDLMGDENHNLNKSRQLLKWDRKKKRFVGQTGQEDKKKVKTESGRYISSSYKNNLYEKWKQKYKVDERDEDEEEGRSREQLRGRHRRGHGPAQAPARVRSELKNKQQILKQRKRAAKQRFLQSGGLKRLKARNRQRVQELRQMAFGRRVRGTKKGKMRKRV